In Deltaproteobacteria bacterium, a single window of DNA contains:
- a CDS encoding cupin domain-containing protein: protein MISRSKNILCILSVVAAVTLTGCSYHKRHIYSLGEEGLYSKEWRQIIKEYPIGKKDNIRVTPLFKNEDSSHYIIQINGRERPHIHEEHDLTVIVKKGKGTLHLGEEKLSMKAGDIAFIPRGTVHYFVNEKKHCPAVSYVIFSPSYHGKDKKMVNEVEQ from the coding sequence ATGATCAGCAGAAGCAAAAATATTTTATGTATTTTATCGGTAGTGGCGGCAGTAACTTTAACAGGATGTTCCTACCATAAAAGGCATATCTACTCACTTGGAGAGGAAGGGCTCTATTCAAAGGAGTGGCGTCAAATTATTAAAGAATACCCCATTGGGAAAAAAGACAATATCAGGGTGACGCCGCTTTTTAAAAATGAAGATTCAAGCCACTATATTATCCAGATTAACGGCAGGGAGAGGCCTCATATTCATGAAGAGCATGATTTAACGGTTATCGTTAAAAAAGGGAAGGGAACACTGCATCTCGGTGAGGAAAAGCTTTCCATGAAGGCAGGTGACATTGCATTTATTCCACGAGGAACGGTGCACTATTTCGTTAATGAAAAGAAACACTGCCCGGCCGTTTCGTACGTTATTTTTTCACCGTCCTACCATGGCAAGGATAAAAAGATGGTAAATGAGGTTGAACAATAA
- a CDS encoding CPBP family intramembrane metalloprotease: MEHNRDFPNFWHALLVLAILLGIQIIGAALIYEMGLTFLRGDPKYSGLIMIFSYGFIISLLMSYKNISYRETFSPIPPPGPELSFITKLLIPVVMATIAIRILVFYVDIFVFIAFPMKQEELDMFSLFMNGGFASFVTACIIAPFVEEILFRGFFLRSFLHNYSRTNALLISSLLFAVYHFNIHQFPIAIFLGLFSGWLYLITASLWPSIMAHISINSISVLFYNFSRSQSDLSETLFAAPALPFAFALLLLFTSLHLIKKAVN; this comes from the coding sequence ATGGAACACAACAGAGACTTTCCCAATTTCTGGCATGCCCTTCTGGTGCTTGCCATACTCCTTGGGATTCAAATAATAGGGGCTGCTCTTATCTATGAAATGGGGCTGACTTTTTTAAGGGGAGATCCAAAATACAGCGGATTAATTATGATCTTTTCCTATGGCTTCATTATTTCTTTGCTCATGTCATACAAAAACATCTCTTATAGAGAGACTTTTTCTCCCATTCCGCCTCCCGGGCCGGAATTAAGTTTCATTACTAAACTCCTGATTCCTGTCGTAATGGCAACCATTGCCATAAGAATACTCGTTTTTTATGTCGATATTTTTGTTTTTATCGCTTTTCCCATGAAGCAGGAAGAACTGGACATGTTTAGCCTTTTTATGAATGGCGGGTTTGCTTCTTTCGTTACGGCATGCATTATCGCACCCTTTGTTGAAGAGATCCTCTTCAGGGGCTTTTTCCTGAGAAGTTTTCTGCATAATTACAGCAGAACTAATGCTCTTTTAATTTCATCACTGCTTTTTGCAGTATATCACTTCAATATCCATCAATTCCCCATCGCCATATTCTTGGGACTTTTTTCGGGATGGCTCTATCTCATTACGGCTTCTTTATGGCCTTCTATTATGGCCCACATATCAATTAACAGTATTTCTGTTTTATTCTATAACTTTTCCAGGTCACAAAGTGATCTATCAGAAACACTTTTTGCCGCCCCTGCCCTCCCCTTTGCCTTTGCTCTTCTACTTTTATTTACAAGTCTTCATCTAATTAAAAAGGCCGTTAACTGA
- the ggt gene encoding gamma-glutamyltransferase: protein MKRYCSLILAILISFICICSASATQPIIADDSIYKPVSAKNGMVVTGDNLAAKEALKVLKEGGNAIDAAVAAGFVMAVTMPRAGNIGGGGFMLIYSAKEGRVVAIDYRERAPLNASRDMFIDKDGNADNELSRFSHLSAGVPGTVAGFALALEKYGTLSLKEVLGPAIKYAKKGFIVSEALAEDIKRASERLKKWPATAKIFFKKDGSYYESGDRFIQKDLAKTLTMIAKKGAKGFYEGPLADLIVEEMEREGGLITKADLLSYKPRIRAPVRGNYRGYDIYSMPPPSSGGTHLIQIMNILEGYKLRKWGHNSAGTIHHMAEGMKFAYADRSEYLGDPDFYEMPINAILSKVYSNNLRKKISNKKANPSRNIAPGELAPYESDETTHYVVADNAGNVVSNTYTINFSFGSGIVVPGAGFLLNNEMDDFSAKPGVPNAYGLIGGEVNKIEAKKRMLSSMSPTIVLKGGKPFLATGSPGGSRIITTTLQVILNVIDHGMNIQEAVNAPRVHHQWLPDELRVEKGLSPDTVKLLEQKGHKVLIKRSMGAASSIMIDNETGLFYGAADPRREGLAKGY, encoded by the coding sequence ATGAAAAGATATTGTTCTTTAATTCTTGCCATTTTGATTTCATTTATTTGTATTTGCTCCGCTTCGGCAACGCAACCCATTATAGCCGATGATTCTATCTACAAACCTGTTTCGGCTAAAAATGGAATGGTTGTTACAGGTGATAATCTGGCGGCAAAGGAAGCTTTAAAGGTACTTAAAGAGGGAGGAAATGCCATCGACGCTGCCGTTGCTGCCGGTTTTGTCATGGCTGTCACTATGCCCAGGGCTGGTAATATAGGCGGTGGCGGTTTTATGCTCATTTATTCGGCGAAGGAGGGGAGGGTGGTAGCCATTGACTACCGGGAGAGGGCGCCTCTTAACGCAAGCCGGGACATGTTTATCGATAAAGATGGGAATGCAGATAATGAACTAAGCCGGTTCAGCCACCTTTCAGCCGGTGTGCCGGGAACTGTGGCCGGCTTTGCTCTGGCTCTTGAAAAGTATGGAACCCTATCCCTGAAAGAGGTACTTGGACCGGCAATAAAATATGCCAAAAAAGGATTTATTGTAAGTGAGGCTTTAGCAGAAGATATTAAAAGGGCTTCTGAAAGGCTTAAAAAATGGCCTGCAACGGCAAAGATATTTTTTAAAAAGGATGGCAGCTATTATGAGTCAGGAGACAGGTTTATACAAAAAGACCTGGCAAAGACGCTGACAATGATTGCCAAAAAGGGCGCTAAAGGATTTTATGAAGGCCCTCTGGCCGATCTCATTGTAGAAGAGATGGAAAGAGAAGGAGGTCTTATTACAAAGGCAGATCTTCTCTCCTATAAACCACGGATCAGGGCACCTGTCAGGGGAAATTACAGGGGATATGACATCTACTCCATGCCGCCACCAAGTTCCGGTGGGACACATTTAATACAAATAATGAATATCCTTGAAGGTTACAAACTGAGAAAGTGGGGCCATAATTCAGCCGGGACTATTCATCATATGGCAGAGGGCATGAAGTTTGCCTATGCCGACAGGTCTGAGTATCTGGGTGATCCTGATTTCTATGAAATGCCTATAAACGCCATATTATCAAAGGTTTACTCAAATAACCTGAGAAAGAAGATTAGTAATAAGAAGGCAAATCCCAGCAGAAATATTGCCCCTGGTGAGCTTGCTCCTTATGAAAGTGATGAAACGACGCATTACGTTGTTGCCGACAATGCAGGGAATGTGGTTTCAAATACCTACACTATTAATTTCAGTTTTGGTTCAGGTATTGTCGTTCCCGGCGCAGGATTTCTCCTCAATAATGAAATGGATGATTTCAGCGCTAAACCGGGTGTACCCAACGCCTACGGGCTCATCGGTGGAGAGGTCAACAAAATCGAAGCAAAGAAGCGCATGCTGAGTTCCATGTCCCCTACAATCGTCTTAAAAGGGGGCAAACCCTTTTTGGCCACAGGAAGCCCCGGTGGATCAAGGATTATAACAACCACACTTCAGGTCATTCTTAACGTTATCGATCATGGAATGAATATTCAGGAAGCCGTTAATGCTCCGAGAGTTCATCACCAGTGGCTGCCTGATGAATTGAGAGTTGAAAAGGGACTGAGCCCGGATACGGTAAAACTGCTTGAACAGAAGGGGCATAAGGTGCTCATAAAGCGGAGTATGGGCGCCGCCTCATCCATTATGATAGATAATGAGACCGGGCTATTTTACGGTGCCGCTGATCCGAGAAGGGAGGGGCTGGCTAAGGGGTATTAA